The genomic window CTTCTCGACGGTTCCCCCGATATGATAATCCTGCTGGATACGGATCTTAAAGTACTCTGGGCCAACAGAACGGCTCTTTCCATGAATCCTGATTCAATCGGTCAATTCTGTTACAAAGCATTCCCCGGAATTGAAGAGCCCTGCGATGGCTGCCCGATTGTTAAAGCCATTGAAACGGGAGAAAACGAAACAGGTATCGTGTATCAGGAGGCCGTTGAAGGAAAAAGAGGTGAAAGATACTGGGAAGATATAGGTGTTCCGATGAAGGACGGGAACGGAAATGTTATCGAGATCATAAAAATAGCCAGGAACATCACTGACCGTGTTAAAAAAGAAAACGACCTCAGGAGAAAAAACGAAGAACTCGAGAGATTCAATTCACTCGCTGTCGGCAGAGAAGTGAAAATGGTGGAGTTGAAAAGGGAGATAAACTCATTGCTTGAGGAACTTGGCAGAGAACCCGGGTTCACAGTGCCGAAAGGATATGAAACAGAGGCTTCGCAGTGAGAATACGCTCGAAGGTACTCCTTGTGGCTTTCTCGGTGATCGTAGCTACAGGGTTGTCCGTAATTCTTGTTGTGAGAAGTATTTCAAAGAGTATTCTTGAAGAACAGATGATCAGTCATCTGGCCGTCATCGCAGAGATAAGAGCGAGATATGTCAATTCGGTTCTGAATGAGTATCAGGAACTCGCAGTACTCATATCAACCGGAAATGCATTTGTCGATCTCATTGCAGAAACA from Candidatus Aegiribacteria sp. includes these protein-coding regions:
- a CDS encoding PAS domain-containing protein — encoded protein: LLDGSPDMIILLDTDLKVLWANRTALSMNPDSIGQFCYKAFPGIEEPCDGCPIVKAIETGENETGIVYQEAVEGKRGERYWEDIGVPMKDGNGNVIEIIKIARNITDRVKKENDLRRKNEELERFNSLAVGREVKMVELKREINSLLEELGREPGFTVPKGYETEASQ